A single region of the Zootoca vivipara chromosome 2, rZooViv1.1, whole genome shotgun sequence genome encodes:
- the ACAD9 gene encoding complex I assembly factor ACAD9, mitochondrial isoform X1: MSGLGVLFRAARAAFPAGARQLRTGLPRPAFAKELFLGTLRKEDVFPFPEISNEELEEINQFVGPVEKFFNEDVDSKKIDQDAKIPQETLNGLKNLGLFGIQIPEEYGGLGLSNTMYARLGEITSLDGAIAVTLAAHQAIGLKGILIAGTEEQKKKYLPKLASGEHIAAFCLTEPGSGSDAASIQSRATLSEDGKSFILNGSKIWISNGGIADIFTVFGRTEVVDKDGAVKDKITAFIVERAFGGVTNGKPEDKLGIRGSNTCEVHFENTKIPIENVIGEVGGGFKVAMNILNSGRFSMGSASAGMLKKLIEMTAEYACTRKQFNKKLSEFGLIQEKFALMARKAYVMESMAYLTAGMMDRPGVPDCSVEAAMVKVFSSEGAWVCVSEALQILGGLGYMKDFPYERYLRDSRILLIFEGTNEVLRMYIALTGMQYAGKILTGKIKEIKKGNVGVALNMFVNTLRNSIGRTVDLGLVGQDGVVHPSLEESAKKLEQNIYYFGVTVEGLLRRFGKTIVDEQMVLKRVADILINLYAMTAVLSRASRSISIGLRNHDHEVLLTNIFCTEAGFQNNYAMAELEKHAPENMDNSIKKVAKQVLEKRAYICSHPLERTF; this comes from the exons ATGAGCGGCTTGGGCGTCCTTTTCCGTGCGGCTCGCGCCGCTTTCCCCGCCGGGGCCCGACAGCTCCGTACGGGCCTCCCTCGGCCTGCATTCGCCAAAGAGCTTTTTCTGGGGACGCTGCGAAAG GAAGATGTTTTCCCATTTCCTGAGATTAGCAATGAAGAATTGGAAGAAATCAACCAGTTTGTGGGGCCGGTAGAAAAATTCTTCAATGAAGATG TGGATTCTAAGAAAATTGACCAAGATGCTAAAATTCCACAAGAAACGCTTAATGGACTGAAGAACCTGGGGCTCTTTGGCATACAGATTCCAGAGGAATATG GTGGCCTTGGTCTTTCGAATACAATGTATGCTCGTTTAGGAGAAATTACTTCTCTGGATGGAGCTATTGCAGTAACCTTGGCAGCTCACCAAGCTATAGGACTGAAG ggaatCCTAATTGCAGGCACTGAAGAACAGAAGAAAAAGTATCTGCCTAAACTGGCTTCAGGGGAGCACATTGCAGCATTTTGTCTGACTGAACCTGGAAG TGGTAGTGATGCTGCATCCATCCAGAGCAGAGCTACTTTGAGCGAAGATGGGAAAAGTTTCATATTAAATGGTTCAAAG ATATGGATATCAAATGGTGGTATTGCAGATATCTTTACTGTGTTTGGAAGGACTGAGGTCGTTGACAAAGATGGTGCAGTAAAAGACAAAATCACTGCCTTCATCGTAGAAAGAGCTTTCGGTGGAGTCACTAATGGAAAGCCAGAGGATAAACTAGGCATTCGAGGATCTAACA CGTGTGAAGTCCATtttgaaaatacaaaaattcctatAGAGAATGTCATTGGAGAAGTTGGAGGGGGATTTAAG GTTGCTATGAATATTCTCAACAGCGGAAGATTTAGCATGGGCAGCGCATCTGCTGGAATGCTGAAGAAATTGATTG aaatgacagCAGAGTATGCTTGTACAAGGAAACAGTTTAATAAGAAGCTGAGTGAATTTGGATTAATTCAG GAGAAATTTGCCCTGATGGCTCGGAAAGCGTATGTGATGGAAAGCATGGCCTACCTCACTGCAGGAATGATGGACAGGCCAGGGGTCCCAGACTGCTCCGTTGAAGCAGCCATGGTGAAA GTGTTTAGTTCTGAAGGCGCATGGGTTTGTGTGAGTGAAGCTTTACAAATTCTTGGAGGTCTCGGCTACATGAAAGATTTTCCGTATGAACGCTATCTCCGGGATAGCAGGATACTTCTGATTTTCGAG GGAACAAATGAAGTTCTGCGAATGTATATTGCTTTGACAGGCATGCAGTATGCCGGCAAGATCTTAACTGGGAAAATTAA GGAAATCAAGAAAGGAAACGTAGGTGTGGCATTGAACATGTTTGTGAACACACTCCGTAACAGCATAGGCCGAACAGTAGATTTAGGATTAGTTGGTCAAGATGGAGTGGTGCATCCTAGTCTAGAG GAAAGTGCCAAGaaacttgaacaaaatatatattattttggtGTTACTGTAGAAGGCTTGTTGAGAAGATTTGGCAAG ACTATTGTGGATGAGCAGATGGTTCTCAAAAGGGTAGCAGACATCCTCATCAATCTCTATGCAATGACAGCAGTTCTTTCCAGAGCTAGCCGATCAATCAGTATTGGTTTGCGCAATCATGATCATGAG GTGCTGCTTACAAATATTTTCTGCACTGAAGCTGGCTTCCAGAATAATTATGCTATGGCAGAATTAGAAAAAC ATGCTCCTGAAAACATGGATAACAGCATTAAAAAAGTAGCAAAGCAGGTGCTGGAAAAGAGAGCCTATATCTGTTCCCATCCACTGGAAAGAACATTTTGA
- the ACAD9 gene encoding complex I assembly factor ACAD9, mitochondrial isoform X2, whose translation MYARLGEITSLDGAIAVTLAAHQAIGLKGILIAGTEEQKKKYLPKLASGEHIAAFCLTEPGSGSDAASIQSRATLSEDGKSFILNGSKIWISNGGIADIFTVFGRTEVVDKDGAVKDKITAFIVERAFGGVTNGKPEDKLGIRGSNTCEVHFENTKIPIENVIGEVGGGFKVAMNILNSGRFSMGSASAGMLKKLIEMTAEYACTRKQFNKKLSEFGLIQEKFALMARKAYVMESMAYLTAGMMDRPGVPDCSVEAAMVKVFSSEGAWVCVSEALQILGGLGYMKDFPYERYLRDSRILLIFEGTNEVLRMYIALTGMQYAGKILTGKIKEIKKGNVGVALNMFVNTLRNSIGRTVDLGLVGQDGVVHPSLEESAKKLEQNIYYFGVTVEGLLRRFGKTIVDEQMVLKRVADILINLYAMTAVLSRASRSISIGLRNHDHEVLLTNIFCTEAGFQNNYAMAELEKHAPENMDNSIKKVAKQVLEKRAYICSHPLERTF comes from the exons ATGTATGCTCGTTTAGGAGAAATTACTTCTCTGGATGGAGCTATTGCAGTAACCTTGGCAGCTCACCAAGCTATAGGACTGAAG ggaatCCTAATTGCAGGCACTGAAGAACAGAAGAAAAAGTATCTGCCTAAACTGGCTTCAGGGGAGCACATTGCAGCATTTTGTCTGACTGAACCTGGAAG TGGTAGTGATGCTGCATCCATCCAGAGCAGAGCTACTTTGAGCGAAGATGGGAAAAGTTTCATATTAAATGGTTCAAAG ATATGGATATCAAATGGTGGTATTGCAGATATCTTTACTGTGTTTGGAAGGACTGAGGTCGTTGACAAAGATGGTGCAGTAAAAGACAAAATCACTGCCTTCATCGTAGAAAGAGCTTTCGGTGGAGTCACTAATGGAAAGCCAGAGGATAAACTAGGCATTCGAGGATCTAACA CGTGTGAAGTCCATtttgaaaatacaaaaattcctatAGAGAATGTCATTGGAGAAGTTGGAGGGGGATTTAAG GTTGCTATGAATATTCTCAACAGCGGAAGATTTAGCATGGGCAGCGCATCTGCTGGAATGCTGAAGAAATTGATTG aaatgacagCAGAGTATGCTTGTACAAGGAAACAGTTTAATAAGAAGCTGAGTGAATTTGGATTAATTCAG GAGAAATTTGCCCTGATGGCTCGGAAAGCGTATGTGATGGAAAGCATGGCCTACCTCACTGCAGGAATGATGGACAGGCCAGGGGTCCCAGACTGCTCCGTTGAAGCAGCCATGGTGAAA GTGTTTAGTTCTGAAGGCGCATGGGTTTGTGTGAGTGAAGCTTTACAAATTCTTGGAGGTCTCGGCTACATGAAAGATTTTCCGTATGAACGCTATCTCCGGGATAGCAGGATACTTCTGATTTTCGAG GGAACAAATGAAGTTCTGCGAATGTATATTGCTTTGACAGGCATGCAGTATGCCGGCAAGATCTTAACTGGGAAAATTAA GGAAATCAAGAAAGGAAACGTAGGTGTGGCATTGAACATGTTTGTGAACACACTCCGTAACAGCATAGGCCGAACAGTAGATTTAGGATTAGTTGGTCAAGATGGAGTGGTGCATCCTAGTCTAGAG GAAAGTGCCAAGaaacttgaacaaaatatatattattttggtGTTACTGTAGAAGGCTTGTTGAGAAGATTTGGCAAG ACTATTGTGGATGAGCAGATGGTTCTCAAAAGGGTAGCAGACATCCTCATCAATCTCTATGCAATGACAGCAGTTCTTTCCAGAGCTAGCCGATCAATCAGTATTGGTTTGCGCAATCATGATCATGAG GTGCTGCTTACAAATATTTTCTGCACTGAAGCTGGCTTCCAGAATAATTATGCTATGGCAGAATTAGAAAAAC ATGCTCCTGAAAACATGGATAACAGCATTAAAAAAGTAGCAAAGCAGGTGCTGGAAAAGAGAGCCTATATCTGTTCCCATCCACTGGAAAGAACATTTTGA